CCAAGTACGCAAGCAAGGCCCACGCTTGGTAGAGCTGACACCGGAACGGCTGCGCATCGAATATCCGGCGCAGGTACCGTGCTCAAAGCCAGGGAAGGGCTGAGCCACCGCGACCTCGACAACCTACTCGGCGACACCGCCAATGAGTTCTGCGGCATAGAACGCCAAGCACTTTCCCATGTCACATAAACTTACATCTGACATCGATGTCGTGTCGTTGTCATTTCAGACATGGCAACAACTGCCAACGCCGCAATCGCCCGCCAAGACAAATCCCAACGAAGTCGCGCTATTGTCTGCTTGGAGCCAGCGCCAGAACACTGGCATATCGCTTGCTCAATGCGTAGTCATCTTTACACGGAGGATGAAATGGACGCGGGCTTAGTCAAAAAATCGAATGTCATCAATCTGGACCGGCAGCATCTGCATGCGGCAGAATGCACGAAATGCGGTGCCAAGATTTATCCCACGTCGTTGCTCGAACCCCATCTAACGCGCCACCGCCGGCGCCAACGCTGGGTCAATGCCGAGCTGAGAAAATTGCAATATACCTTCGCTCATATGCGCGACATCGCTTAACACCGTTTCCCGAACTTCCCCAATAGGGGGAAGCTCCCCTGGCCAGCCCGCGCCACTCCCCCAACGGGCGCGGACTGGTCCCTCCCCCTTCGGGTGATAATTCGTTTCGTAACTCTATTCGAAAAAAGCGCCTTCGATCAGCACCGGTTTCGCCGCGCCTTGTTCTTGGGTCCGACCGGGAATTGCTGAACCGTCAGGATTGAGCCGCTGATCCGCTTTATCCGAACCCGCGCCGATGCGCGCCATCACCAACGGCGTCTGACCCGAGTTGCAGAACTGATAATAGCTGCCCGACGGTAAAACCACCGCGTGGTTTTTCGTCGCGCTGACAACGGTCTTGCCATCTTTTCCAGTGTTGAACTGCGCGGTGCCGTCCAACACCACAAAGATATGATCTTCTTTGGTGTGCGCATGGAGCGCGTTTTCGCCGATCCCCGGCGCGTAGCAATGAATCCGCAATGTCATCAAATCGGTTTCCGCGAGCATGAAGCGCGTGTGTCCTTCTTTCACCAACTGAGTTTTCAGTTGCACCACCTGAGCTAGTTTTGCCATAAATTCCTCCCATTAATTTGGTTTCAACACCGCGCGATCTTATGCCGCTCCACGGCGCGATTGCAAATCCCGTGACCGTCAGCTTATCTGAATGTAGCAATGAATCGAGTGCAATTTTGACATCGCTTTTCGCCGAACTGGTGGCGATCTTTACCGCCATCGGTTGGGCCGTCGATTCCGTGTTGGTGCGCTTCGGGCTACGCCAATCCAACATCTTCGCCGCCATGTTGATGAGCTACGCGGTGTCGATTACCTGCGTCTGGACGTACTTATTCGCCACAACATCGCTAGAATTTCTCAAGTCGCCGGCGATGATTTATTACATCGTCAGCGGCTGCTTGCAGCCGCTGTTTGCTCGCGCGCTTTTCTATGAAGGTATCACTCGAATCGGCGTCGCCCGCGCCGGTCCGCTTAGAGGAATCGAGCCGCTGTTCGCCGCCACCATCGCGCTGATCGTCTTCAACGAACAGCCAGGGCTGCAAGTTTATCTCGGCACCCTGTTGATCGTCGGCAGTCTTTGGCTGATCGCCGGTGAACAGGTTGAAAACAAACGGTGGCGCTACATCGACGCGCTCCTGCCGATCAGCGCGGCGTTGATCTCGGCGATCTCGCAAACCCTGCGCAAGCAAGCGCTACAGATTATCCCCGACCCGTTCGTCGCCGTGGCGATGGTCACCACCGTTTCGTTGATTCTTTTATTGGTCTTTGCCTTCACCACCGGCCGCGCCAACCAACTGCGCATGAACGCTACGAGCTTTCGATTTTTTCTTGGCGCGGCGTTGGTCGCTACCAGTGCGCAAGTCGCCAACTTCATCGCTCTGGGGCGCGGACAAATGTCGGTGATCATTCCGCTGCTCAACACCTCGCCGCTGTTCACGGTGTTTTTTAGCGCGCTGTTCCTGCGCAAAGTGGAAACCGTCAGCCTGCGCATTATCTGCGGCGCGATCTTGATGGTTGGCGGGGTGGTGTTGATCACCAGCCGCTGACGCCGCTTGACCGCGCGCCGGCGAATTGATAGCCGTGAGCCAAATTGATTGCGGGAGATTAGCAATGGATAGCCGCGAGTTCGCCAAATCACTTGAACAGCAAGTCGCCGAGTTTTGCAAAAACCTCGACGGCAACCTTCCCGCCTATAGTTTCATTCCGCTGACCAGCGATGAAATGCGCATCAAAGTCATGCAGAGCCGGCTGTTCAACGAAATCCGCGCCGGCGAAATCTTCGGCGGCTGGTTAAAGAGCACGCCGGAGTTGGACGTCAAGAAAACCCTCGCCAACGCGACCCACGAAGAATATGAACACGCGACCTTCTTGGAAGAAGCCCTGCGCGGCAAAGGCGCCACGCCGCACGATTACCAAGCGCTGCCGGCGCAGATGGCGATGTTCAACGCCTTCGAAGGACTCACCGACACAGTCGAGCGCATCGCGGCGTTCCCCATGGCCGGCGAAGGCGTCGCCGATTATCTAATTGCGAAAAGTTTAAAGTCCGGCACCGTGCCAAGCTGGGTCACCGCGCCGTATCAAAAGATCCACGAAGACGAAGAAGAACACGGCAACTACCCGTTCGAAATTTTGGTAAAGTACGCGACGACGGCAGAGAAACAGGAGAAAGCGGCACGTGCTGTCGCGATGAGCTTAGTTCTGCGCCGCGCTTACTTCGA
This genomic interval from Deltaproteobacteria bacterium contains the following:
- a CDS encoding cupin domain-containing protein; its protein translation is MAKLAQVVQLKTQLVKEGHTRFMLAETDLMTLRIHCYAPGIGENALHAHTKEDHIFVVLDGTAQFNTGKDGKTVVSATKNHAVVLPSGSYYQFCNSGQTPLVMARIGAGSDKADQRLNPDGSAIPGRTQEQGAAKPVLIEGAFFE
- a CDS encoding DMT family transporter, with product MPLHGAIANPVTVSLSECSNESSAILTSLFAELVAIFTAIGWAVDSVLVRFGLRQSNIFAAMLMSYAVSITCVWTYLFATTSLEFLKSPAMIYYIVSGCLQPLFARALFYEGITRIGVARAGPLRGIEPLFAATIALIVFNEQPGLQVYLGTLLIVGSLWLIAGEQVENKRWRYIDALLPISAALISAISQTLRKQALQIIPDPFVAVAMVTTVSLILLLVFAFTTGRANQLRMNATSFRFFLGAALVATSAQVANFIALGRGQMSVIIPLLNTSPLFTVFFSALFLRKVETVSLRIICGAILMVGGVVLITSR